In Mycobacteriales bacterium, a single genomic region encodes these proteins:
- a CDS encoding RNA polymerase sigma factor has product MRAATAPAVGVVEQVAQADGFDAFFEQTWPELVAFCITLTGQRHLGEEVAQEAFTRVYVRYPALREPRPYLFRVAANLVKASWRKAQRDAAFVEDAHDAAVPAPDTATIDAVRRLDPRLRDVVLLHYYADLSVEDVARALKRPTGTVKRRLFEARARLAETLGDLA; this is encoded by the coding sequence CCAGCGGTGGGGGTGGTGGAGCAGGTGGCGCAGGCCGACGGCTTCGACGCCTTCTTCGAGCAGACCTGGCCCGAGCTCGTGGCCTTCTGCATCACCCTCACGGGGCAGCGGCACCTCGGGGAGGAGGTCGCTCAGGAGGCCTTCACCCGCGTCTACGTCCGCTACCCGGCCCTTCGCGAGCCGCGCCCGTACCTCTTCCGTGTCGCCGCCAACCTCGTCAAGGCATCGTGGCGGAAGGCGCAGCGCGACGCCGCCTTCGTCGAGGACGCTCACGACGCCGCGGTCCCGGCACCCGACACCGCGACGATCGACGCGGTCCGGCGGCTCGACCCGCGACTGCGCGACGTCGTGCTCCTGCACTACTACGCCGACCTTTCCGTCGAGGACGTCGCCCGCGCCCTCAAGCGCCCCACCGGCACCGTCAAGCGCCGCCTGTTCGAGGCCCGCGCCCGCCTCGCCGAGACCCTCGGAGACCTCGCATGA